The following are encoded together in the Zingiber officinale cultivar Zhangliang chromosome 8A, Zo_v1.1, whole genome shotgun sequence genome:
- the LOC122008555 gene encoding uncharacterized protein LOC122008555, which translates to MFGTYCKNPSPSCCNMEVGDYDDLDKLLREIPNATTGNYNNSLPIRSTALLGRETSSACQLKNHSSSSNLRDSFNTFQPAKGNCSNSLVKTPFSQDNSHNYYQTLGVSVNQDTLRLPDEQSLTLAFQDMSFKDITSIKSDNLHLEGNQVSVNHSLPLDPNYSAHLNNLSSGPSLTNSPILVPHAVPREGHSSNLVSEDYTIFHINFEPNIHNRAFEHNDPISFERNCHHPMNVLGDHTAEWRDFPNCSSSMSVNPGIHSFSMPNVPMQGLEFPASQLQQQCHRDRDLSCSDSIRHQQLSQSSMQCYNVGYDRTYRSNLECHRQCQDGHSERGANMETGLLSGNEPLPGVYMSIPLQAGHGSLDPCQNVNMVNGRNNQLNPSLLRSGNLGRYHLNGYSGKCDSFMLPNGMKEPSCFLYSDGISSNGHGVLGRFGEQKFPENFLIKLHGGSSSLFSESSSSGCSQLTQFTDNSRRYMPNTKMSCIFQNNRALNLDIAKIEGSFLDNSNQKMKSSSLHFRSNSLDNIIDQLHLLAKDQNHCRSLQSMFDKGKQEDFDKIFLAVIDHVVELMTDQFGNYFLQKLVEVCKQHQITHLIFKISLSDGELLRISCNQHGTRVVQKIMETMTNEEQYSMIVSALKPDIVSLIKNTNGSHVAQRCLEYLSPRFREFLFEPAIANCIELARDRQGCCVLQKCLSELDGGQQIQLVSKLASQACTLSEDPYGNYVVQFILGRRIPWATTKILDQLEGHFHSLSIQKYSSNVVERCLKYAGAERRAAIINELVNHPRFIEIVQDRFGNFVIQSAYKECKGPIQAALSNAIRRHESVLRLNPYGKKVLSGTCYGK; encoded by the exons ATGTTTGGCACGTATTGTAAGAATCCAAGCCCCTCCTGTTGCAATATGGAGGTAGGAGACTATGATGATTTAGACAAGCTTCTTAGGGAGATACCAAATGCTACCACAGGAAATTATAACAATAGTCTTCCGATTCGTAGCACTGCATTGCTTGGGCGTGAAACAAGTTCCGCATGTCAGCTTAAAAATCATTCTTCTTCAAGTAATTTGCGTGACTCGTTCAATACTTTTCAGCCTGCAAAAGGCAATTGTAGCAACTCTTTGGTCAAGACACCATTCAGTCAAGATAATTCTCATAACTACTATCAAACATTGGGTGTGAGTGTCAATCAAGATACTCTCAGATTGCCAGACGAACAATCCTTGACATTGGCATTCCAAGATATGAGCTTTAAGGATATAACTTCAATCAAGTCAGACAATCTACATTTGGAAGGCAATCAAGTGTCAGTTAATcactctttgccactggatccAAATTATTCAGCACACTTAAATAACCTCTCTTCTGGACCTTCGTTGACCAACAGTCCAATTCTTGTGCCACATGCTGTGCCCAGGGAAGGGCATTCGTCCAATCTGGTATCGGAAGATTACACTATTTTTCACATAAATTTTGAACCCAATATACACAATAGAGCTTTTGAACATAATGATCCAATCTCCTTTGAGCGCAATTGTCATCACCCAATGAATGTGTTAGGTGATCACACAGCAGAGTGGCGAGACTTCCCAAATTGCTCTTCTTCCATGTCTGTAAATCCTGGAATCCACTCCTTTTCAATGCCTAATGTTCCTATGCAGGGGCTTGAGTTTCCAGCTTCACAACTACAGCAGCAATGCCACAGGGACAGGGATTTGTCATGCTCAGATAGTATCCGTCATCAGCAACTAAGTCAATCTAGTATGCAGTGTTACAATGTGGGGTATGATAGAACCTATAGAAGTAATCTTGAGTGTCATCGTCAATGTCAAGATGGACATTCAGAAAGAGGAGCAAACATGGAAACTGGGCTTTTGTCTGGCAATGAGCCACTACCAGGAGTTTACATGTCCATTCCTCTTCAAGCTGGACATGGTAGTTTAGATCCTTGTCAAAATGTTAATATGGTCAATGGAAGAAATAATCAGTTGAATCCTTCTTTACTTAGAAGTGGTAACCTTGGTAGATACCATCTTAATGGATATTCTGGTAAGTGTGACAGCTTTATGCTTCCAAACGGGATGAAAGAACCATCATGTTTTCTATATAGTGATGGCATAAGTTCCAATGGACATGGAGTTCTGGGCAGATTTGGTGAACAAAAATTtcctgaaaattttctaataaaattacATGGAGGGAGTTCATCTCTATTTTCTGAATCTAGTTCTAGTGGATGTAGTCAATTGACCCAATTTACTGACAATAGTAGGAGGTATATGCCTAATACTAAGATGAGCTGCATATTTCAGAATAATCGTGCTCTAAACTTGGATATTGCAAAAATCGAAGGTTCCTTTCTTGATAATTCCAATCAGAAAATGAAATCTTCATCGCTGCATTTCAGAAGTAATTCATTAGACAATATCATTGATCAGTTGCATTTGTTAGCTAAGGATCAGAATCACTGCCGCTCCTTGCAGAGCATGTTTGATAAAGGGAAACAAGAAGATTTTGATAAGATATTTCTTGCAGTCATCGACCATGTTGTTGAGCTAATGACAGATCAGTTTGGAAATTATTTTCTTCAGAAGCTTGTTGAGGTTTGTAAACAGCATCAAATAACACAcctgatttttaaaatttccctTAGTGATGGCGAACTCCTTCGAATATCCTGCAATCAACATGG AACTCGTGTTGTACAAAAGATAATGGAAACTATGACAAACGAAGAGCAATACTCTATGATTGTTTCAGCTCTTAAACCTGATATTGTCTCTCTGATAAAGAACACCAATGGTAGTCATGTTGCACAACGTTGTTTGGAATACCTTTCACCAAGATTCAGAGAG TTCCTTTTTGAACCTGCAATTGCTAACTGCATTGAACTAGCAAGAGATCGTCAAGGTTGTTGTGTGCTTCAGAAATGCTTGAGTGAGTTGGATGGTGGGCAGCAAATCCAATTAGTTTCCAAGCTTGCTTCTCAAGCTTGCACCCTTTCAGAAGATCCTTATGG GAACTATGTGGTACAATTCATCCTTGGCCGAAGGATCCCATGGGCAACTACCAAGATATTGGACCAACTGGAGGGTCATTTTCATAGCTTATCTATTCAGAAATATAGTAGCAATGTCGTGGAGAGGTGCCTGAAATATGCAGGGGCTGAAAGACGTGCTGCTATCATTAACGAGTTGGTTAACCATCCTCGTTTCATTGAGATTGTACAGGATCGCTTCGGGAATTTTGTGATTCAATCTGCATACAAAGAATGCAAG GGGCCAATTCAAGCTGCTTTGAGTAATGCAATTCGCCGGCATGAATCTGTGCTCCGCCTTAATCCTTATGGTAAAAAAGTGCTCTCCGGCACCTGTTATGGTAAATAA